Proteins co-encoded in one Triticum urartu cultivar G1812 unplaced genomic scaffold, Tu2.1 TuUngrouped_contig_4742, whole genome shotgun sequence genomic window:
- the LOC125528250 gene encoding histidine-containing phosphotransfer protein 2-like, translating into MAAAALRAQLNAHIAGMYTEGVVDEDTLEELRDEGTAIEVSRLFIYDASEIIDDIDILMEEPEVDFDEVEALTQQLMRCTSSVGAQQVNLACMHFGNFYAIQYKHGCLVSLALVRNEFYIVRHELEIMMQLEEQIAACGPNS; encoded by the exons ATGGCAGCCGCAGCACTGAGGGCGCAGCTCAACGCTCATATCGCCGGCATGTACACCGAG GGTGTCGTGGATGAGGACACGCTCGAGGAGCTGCGGGACGAGGGCACCGCCATCGAGGTCTCCCGCCTCTTCATCTACGACGCCTCCGAGATCATTGACGACATCGACATCCTGAT GGAGGAGCCCGAAGTGGACTTTGACGAGGTGGAAGCCCTGACGCAGCAGCTCATGCGGTGCACCTCCAG TGTTGGTGCACAGCAAGTGAACCTCGCCTGCATGCACTTCGGCAATTTCTATGCCATACAATACAAACATGG GTGTCTCGTGTCATTGGCTCTTGTTAGGAACGAGTTCTATATTGTGCGACATGAGTTGGAGATCATGATGCAG CTCGAAGAGCAGATCGCGGCATGCGGTCCTAACTCCTAA
- the LOC125528248 gene encoding uncharacterized protein LOC125528248, translating into MIAGTSYHRAQLNAHIAGMYTEGVADEDTFEELWDVGTAIEVSRLFIYDASKIIDGIDILMSAPTPSIISPSALCLGEEPEVDFDEVIALTQQLMRCTSR; encoded by the exons ATGATCGCTGGAACATCATACCATAGGGCCCAGCTTAACGCCCATATCGCAGGCATGTACACCGAG GGTGTCGCGGACGAGGACACATTCGAGGAGCTGTGGGACGTGGGCACCGCCATCGAGGTCTCCCGCCTCTTCATCTACGACGCCTCCAAGATCATCGACGGCATCGACATCCTGATGTCCGCCCCCACGCCCTCTATCATCTCTCCCTCTGCTCTCTGTCTCGG GGAGGAGCCCGAAGTGGACTTTGACGAGGTGATAGCCCTGACGCAGCAGCTCATGCGGTGCACCTCCAGGTGA